From one Aptenodytes patagonicus chromosome 16, bAptPat1.pri.cur, whole genome shotgun sequence genomic stretch:
- the CHAD gene encoding chondroadherin produces MNRSGFFFSVLSLLACLASIVQACPPSCHCHGGDLQHVICDNAGLKKIPKVPEQTRLLNLQKNNFPVLPTNGFRDMKKLVSLHLQSSRIKEISTGAFRGLKSLVYLYLTDNQISVIKPGAFDDLSELTYLYLDQNKIPDLPKGLLSPLVNLFILHLGSNKIRELKPGVFNGAKDLRWLFLSDNSLTNLLPGALEDVENLAVLHLDKNQLSSYPVNAMSKLRVLEELKLSHNPIEVIPDNAFQSFGRYLQTLSLDNMKLKKFADNAFAGVTVLKTAHLENNRLTQLPRNFPFDKMETLTLSRNAWHCNCQLAHLRKWLKGNRTRTEDTCSTPAQYRGQSIRDTPALRTCKLPTKRSKKGSRH; encoded by the exons ATGAATCGGTCAGGCTTCTTCTTCAGTGTCCTCAGCCTACTGGCATGTCTTGCCTCCATCGTGCAGGCATGTCCCCCGAGCTGCCACTGCCACGGTGGAGACCTGCAGCACGTAATCTGCGACAACGCGGGGTTGAAGAAGATCCCCAAGGTGCCTGAGCAAACGCGGCTTCTCAACCTGCAGAAGAACAACTTCCCCGTCCTGCCGACCAATGGCTTCCGTGACATGAAAAAGCTGGTGTCCCTGCACCTCCAGAGCTCACGGATCAAGGAGATCTCGACCGGAGCCTTCCGGGGGCTCAAAAGCCTGGTCTACCTCTATCTCACTGATAACCAGATCAGTGTCATAAAGCCAGGAGCCTTCGATGACCTGTCTGAGCTCACCTACCTGTACCTGGACCAGAACAAGATCCCAGACCTACCCAAAGGGCTCCTCTCCCCTCTTGTCAACCTCTTCATCCTGCACTTAGGCAGCAATAAAATCCGGGAGCTGAAGCCAGGGGTCTTCAATGGGGCTAAAGACCTGCGCTGGCTCTTTCTCTCTGACAACTCCCTCACCAACCTCCTGCCTGGGGCTCTGGAGGACGTAGAAAATCTCGCTGTCCTCCACCTGGACAAGAACCAGCTGAGCAGCTATCCTGTGAACGCAATGAGTAAGCTGAGAGTGCTGGAGGAACTGAAGCTTTCTCATAACCCAATTGAGGTCATCCCTGACAATGCCTTCCAGTCCTTCGGGCGTTACCTGCAGACACTCAGCCTGGACAACATGAAACTGAAGAAG TTTGCAGACAACGCGTTTGCCGGTGTGACCGTGCTGAAGACCGCTCACCTGGAGAACAACCGTCTCACCCAGCTGCCCCGCAACTTCCCCTTCGACAAAATGGAGACGCTGACACTCTCCCGAAATGCCTGGCACTGCAACTGCCAGCTAGCACATCTGCGCAA GTGGCTGAAGGGCAATCGCACCCGCACCGAGGACACCTGCTCTACACCCGCACAGTACCGGGGGCAGTCCATCAGAGACACCCCGGCCCTCCGCACCTGCAAGCTCCCCACCAAGAGGTCCAAGAAGGGAAGCCGCCATTAA